Within Vigna unguiculata cultivar IT97K-499-35 chromosome 2, ASM411807v1, whole genome shotgun sequence, the genomic segment TCTTAATTCTCATTTGTTCATCTCCTAATTTTAAAACCTCGTTCTTTTGAGCATGTTCTGTTATTGATGAaaacatgttttatttaaataaagtattataCCAACTAATGTACTagtaaaaacttttaattattttcattttcaaaatcttaGTCGAGTAAAGTTTTTATTAGTCACGTCTTCGTATTATTCACATAAGGAAATACTAAGATGTTTCTACAAAGCCATACCAACTTCTGGGCCACCCAGTTTTGggtttttatcattatttttcttttatttgggcCCATTCAATTTTTGACGCGTCATTTCGACTACAACGCCGCAAACGATGGACCTTTGAGCTCTAATTAGAGGACCAGAGACTGGGCTTTTTTATATAACAGGCCCAACTgtatttttgattaatttaaattttgtattttgttatagtaaattaatttattttatcaactgattaaaaaatcattttaagcgtatttcaaataattagCTCATGAGAATTGTCTAAATCTTTGTAAACTTTACTTACATAAATCAAACTCAATACCCTTTAGGTCTTCGCATGAGTATACATGCAACGGAGAAAATTGAAATACAGAAAACCAATAAACTACTTTGATATAGATGCAACCgagaaaattgaaaagaaaaaaagaagtgttttaaatcaataaaaagagttttcttttgtatatggataaattgatattattacattttaatcccttgttttgtttttgtcttcTCCAAAAGTGACAAACCACTTTGATATTCGTGAAATCAACATCGTTTTAAAATGTTGATGACATTGATTATTGACACGATGGAGTCAAAACGAGTCTTTCACTAGATACTGAATATTTTGCCTCTAAACTTTCTTCGAAACATTGTAGAAAATTTTTGGTTCTGTATAACATTCTATTAGAAGTTTTAGTTCACTAACATTGACTCATGACGTAATAGTCACATAATCAGTTCAGTAACTTGTAACgtgtttaaatattatactagacactcaaatatttgttttcattttaaactGCACTTTTAATCCTTTTTCAACTTACATGATTCGATAACAATTTGGATTTTAAAAGATATGAACTTTGTGTTATGGAACAGGTCAAAGCACTCCAAGTATTccctattaattttatttttttgctgaTAAAGAAAATCCTAAATTTGGATTTACTAATTTCAATTATATGTCAATTAGGTTCGACGAACTTCtagaaatatttatgtttatactTTTTCTGGCAATTACAATGGTTAAAAAGAAGAATTAGCATAAACTCTTCGAGATTGATTGTGTTActagttgataaatttgaacAAAAGGCCCGAAGCAAGTAAATCAAATATGACCTAATATCTCTGAACAATGGCATCACTAAATAAACAGAATATAACACTGAGTAGCAGCAACAAGAAGCTGGTAagcaaacacaaacagaaaacCCAAAAAAGAAGGTTGAATCGGTGTAGGGGAATTTTTCCCTGTCCATTAATCAAATCCTAATGTCAATGCTAATAACTGTATTAtcgataataaatataacacaTTCCTTCATTTGAATTGAAACATTCAGAGGATGGAAGAGGAGTGGATGAGATAAGTAAGCGCCAAAGCCAACATCATCAACACATACGCAATCCCTTGATCTATCGACGTCCCTGAACAATGTACGTCAGAACACACAAACAAATGATTGCGAGTAGAGGAAGCACGTTTTCAGAtccagtgaaaaaaaaaaagcattgcTTGTTGAATTTAGGAATCAgatctgaaaaaaataaagtagttACCGTCGCTGGTGGGAGGAGGTGCCGGAGGCAGGGATTGAGCATTGGCGGAGAGAGGAATGTAAAGAGTGAAGATGAGAGAGAGAAACAGAGTAAATAACCCGAAACCCAAGGAAAACCTAAAAGAGGCCATGTTTACGGTTTTGGCGCAGACTCAGACTGTTTCTCTCTCTCAAAGTTTGCAAAGTGCAGTGATGAGATGAGAGgagaaagagaaggaagaaactGCAGAGAGATTTTAACAGGCTAAGGCCGTTGCGATGCGAAGGAGAGGCAGATATAAAAACGAATAGAGGGAACCGGTGAAGCCGGTATGCAGTGCAGTGGTGGGACCCAGGCGCATGTTATGAGCTTGGTGAGGCCATGTGATTGCCCTTTTCGGTTTGGATTCCAACCAGCCACAACGCTGACACTCTGTGACCTTTTGGCGCCATATGCTTTTTCTAACTTtccttttcaaattatatttttagaatctTATGTGTGTTTTGAGTTTCTCGATCAttttattaatgtaataaattaaaaattatatctaattaaagaaaaagtaaaaatgttaaattatttttaattgaagtaatttaaaattataaaattatatttagatgagttaatttttttaaaaaaatattaaataaataaataggaaaaaaataattatttaaataaaaatataatacatttacatattgaaatttattttgaaatatagttTAAAGATTTGGAATATTGAAGTGATTAATTAAACgacaaatgaataaataaaaataaaaacgagttaaggataaaatattttttatcattaatcatttttaaatctGTGAGAATAGATGAgaaaatcatataatattttttttcatcactattaaatattagaaagaaaataCACTTCTCACTCtcaaatcatgttttttttattttctaagtaAATCTTTACAATGGCTTAAGTgttattaatttgttatatgAATAGACtatcactttattttataatttaatgatttttattgaCTGTTATTtaccataattattttatctttgtgTTACGAAATACTAACGTCAGATAACTTAATATTTCTTTTGACTATTTTagcatataattaatatttaatttaaatacagaGAAAACTAACACATCTATAATTTTGGAAGACCGAGTAATATAGAGTGTCATGTTTAGAAAACACTCCCGGTTTAATGCCAAATAGCCCTAAACAAAAGTTGGGTGTGAGAAATACAATATGaagatgtaaaaatattatataaaaatttatagagatgaaaatagtaaaaagtataAAGAAATATTGAGAATTATTTGTTAGGCCATCgaactattaaataaaaaataaaagaaaaaataactaaatttatcaaATAGTACGTAGACTCATATATTAGTTGGATAAAAGAAATTCTGTGATTTTTCCATTCCTTGGTTAATGAAACATTTGttctaaaaaaactaaaatttatatcatGATGGTCTACCTTATAATTTCGTCCATGGTGTTTTTGATCATTATTCAGCATATATACAATAATTATGATGACGCGAAAATTTAAAGCATTAAACGCTTTGCAAGTAAATACTTTATGGAAGAGTGTATTGTGGTATTTAATTTAACCTTCTATGTATGATTCTTTGGAGAAAAAGGTATGATATATTAAAGATCAATGTAAAACTGTGTATtatttcagaaacaaaagaaaatgatttaccttttaatatgtatgaataactttagacttttttattttttgaggaAATCGAGCAATATTACGTaatagttagttttttttttctgtgaaattttataatttctattttttagttGAATAGTTAGTATCTTTTAGACACAATGCATActataaatgtgattttttcatacaactaaaaaattaattaataggaTATATATACTAGTGAAAATATATACTGTGTGTTTACTTtttttagatataaaaaataaaataaaaatatattaataattattataaaaataaatataaataattttta encodes:
- the LOC114174036 gene encoding arabinogalactan protein 41-like, with the translated sequence MASFRFSLGFGLFTLFLSLIFTLYIPLSANAQSLPPAPPPTSDGTSIDQGIAYVLMMLALALTYLIHSSSIL